The following are encoded together in the Lepidochelys kempii isolate rLepKem1 chromosome 7, rLepKem1.hap2, whole genome shotgun sequence genome:
- the LOC140915296 gene encoding probable protein BRICK1, with the protein MSLQENLVQHEIHQDWANCEYIKVITSSIKKITDFLNSFDMSCYSRLATLNEKLTALERRIEYIEARVTKGETLT; encoded by the exons ATGTCACTGCAAGAGAACCTGGTGCAGCACGAGATCCACCAGGACTGGGCCAACTGCGAGTACATCAAAGTGATCACTAGCTCCATCAAGAAGATCACGGACTTCCTCAACTCCTTCG ACATGTCCTGCTACTCCCGACTCGCCACCCTCAACGAGAAGCTGACAGCGCTGGAGCGACGGATCGAGTACATCGAGGCCAGG GTAACAAAGGGCGAAACTCTCACCTAA